In Planctomycetota bacterium, the sequence CCCCCACGTATCCCGATATGCCTTCTGCTCGATGATGGAGGGTTCTTTGGTGAAGGAGGCGGAATCGTCCTCGTCGGTTTCGGGGAGGTCGGGGAGCGTGGCGGTGAAGGAGAAGTCGGCGCCGGTGTCGAAGGGCGGGTCAATGTAGATGAGGTTGACCTTGCCCGCGAACTCGGGGAGGAGGGAGGGGAGGACGTATTTTTTGTCGCCCCAGATGAGGCGGTTGCGCCATTCGGCCTTGCGGCCCTGGGAGAAGTCGAGCAGGCCCTTGAGGCGCTCCTGGCGGGACTCGTTGACGGTCTCGACGTCCTGAAACGGCAG encodes:
- a CDS encoding site-specific DNA-methyltransferase — protein: MAELIWDGKYDKAGRKTAPLRVALPFQDVETVNESRQERLKGLLDFSQGRKAEWRNRLIWGDKKYVLPSLLPEFAGKVNLIYIDPPFDTGADFSFTATLPDLPETDEDDSASFTKEPSIIEQKAYRDTWG